The nucleotide sequence CAAAGATCGAAAGCGATCCAAGTCAAGGACACATTACTCGCTCTAGGAAAACTGGCTTTATTTCATCGATCCAGATTCAACCCCGTCTTGATCGCAGTCACAGGTTCCAGCGGAAAGACTACCACGAAAGAAATCCTTTCCTCTTGCCTTTCCCCGTTGGAAGAAGGTTTGGTAGTCACTGAAAAAAACTATAATAACGAGATCGGAGTGCCTTTCACATTATTTAGGATCAATTCTAAAACCAGATACGTTGTCTGCGAGATGGGAATGAACCATGCCGGGGAAATTTCCAGGTTAACCAAAATGGCAAGGCCGGATTATTCAGTTATCACAACGATCGGAACCGCACATATAGAATTATTAGGTTCTAAAAAAGGGATCGCAAAAGCAAAATCGGAAATTCTGGAAGGGATGAACAAAGATGGAGTATTATTCTATCCTGAATCCGGAGAATATAAGAATTTTCTAAAGCGAAGATGCCTACGTTACGGGATCAAATTCAAATCGATCCCTCTAAAAAGAAGATTAGAGATCGTCGAAACCACTAGGGAAGGATTTAAGATCTCATTCCTAAATTATTCTTTGGATTGGAGCCTTCCAGGGATCAAACTCCTGGAAAACTTGGCATTATGTGTTTCGGTTTTGGAGGAATTAGGAACTCCTACGGATTGGATCCAGAACGGCATTCAAAACTTCAGATCCGGCGACAAACGATTGGATTTCCAAGAAGGAAATTATAAAATTCTAAACGATACGTATAATGCAAATAGAGAATCCATGTTGTCTTCTCTGGAGGCTTGCTCCCAAATTTCCGGAGAAGAAGGATTTTATGCAGTACTCGGAGACATGAAAGAAGTGGGAAATTATTCCCGTAAGTTCCATACCGAGATCGGAAATTTTGCCGCAAGTTTAAAAAACTGCAAAGGAATCTTTTTATTCGGATCGGAATCTTCTCATGCGCTAAAGAGTTTCCGGAAAAAAGCAAAGTCCGGCCTTCTATCCTTTTCTTTTCCGGGAAACGAAGAAGGACTCAAAAACTTAGTGGATACGATCCGTAGAGAAGTACCCAAGGGTTCTTATCTATTAGCAAAGGCCTCGCGAGGAATGAAATTAGAAAGAGCCGTAGAAGAATTAAATTCAGGAATCAACGGTTTCTGAAACGTTTTCGGACTTGCCTCGGAGTCGACCATAAAGGAATTTGCTAGTGTGAAAACGAAAGTTGCCGTTATAATGGGAAGCAGTTCCGATTGGGAAACCATGAAAGAAGCGGTCTCCATCCTGAAACAGTTCGGGATAGATAGTCATACCGAGATCGTATCCGCACATCGTTCTCCAGAACTATTATTCGAATTTTCCAAAACCGCGAGATCCAAAGGATTCGAGATTATTATCGCGGGAGCCGGTGGTGCGGCCCATCTTCCAGGAATGGTGGCGTCTCTTACAACTCTGCCTGTATTAGGAGTGCCTGTTCAAAGTAAGGCACTATCGGGATTAGACAGTTTATTATCCATAGTGCAGATGCCGGGAGGAGTTCCGGTCGGAACGCTTGCGATCGGTACTGCGGGTGCGAAAAATGCAGGATTACTAGCTGCAAGAATACTATCCCTGCAAGACGAAAACTTATCCGAAAAATTGGAACAATACAGAAACGATATTAAAGAAGAAGCATTGTCCAAGAACAAAGACCTAATATGAAAAAAAATCTACTTCCTCCCGCAAGGCTTGGAGTGATGGGATCGGGGCAGCTTGGAAGAATGTTCGCCCAAGAAGCGATCCGAATGGGTTATCAGGTATCCGTTTATTCTCCGGAGCGAAATAGTCCCGCCTCCTTAGTGGGAGCTAATGAGACTGTTGCACCATACGAAGACGAAGAATCACTTCAAGTATTTCTAAGGTCCATCGACGCACTTACATTCGAATTCGAGAATATACCCGGAGGAGAATTGAACTTCATCTCCGAATATTCCAGAAAATCCTCTCTCCCGGTCTTTCCAAGTCCGGAGTGTATCCGGATCGCACAACATAGGATCAGGGAAAAAACATTATTTTCTAAATTAGGACTTCCTACTGTACCTTTTTATCCGATCACAAATAAAGCGGAAGCTGAAAAAGCGGCAGAGACATCCAAGTTCCCCGCTGTCCTAAAAACTTCCTCTTTCGGATACGACGGAAAAGGACAGACAAAATTCAGAACCAAAGAAGAATTCAGGGCATGGGTCGGTTCATTGGGACAAGAACCGCTCGATCTGATCTTAGAAGAATGGTACGAGTTCGACAAAGAAGGTTCTGTCATTTTAGCAAGGGACCAAGAAGGAAATACACTATGTTATTCACCTTCCGAAAATATTCATAAAAATCATATCTTGGACACCACTATCCATCCTGGAAATTTTACGGACTCGATCAAAAGACAAATGGTCGAATCCGCCAAAATCCTTGCAAAAGGAATCGGATATGTAGGCGTATTCGGTCTGGAATTCTTTATCAAAGGTGATAAGATCGTCCTAAATGAATTTGCTCCAAGACCGCATAACTCAGGTCATTTCTCGCAAAACGGAGCGAATATCTCCCAGTTCCAACTCCAACTCAGATGTCTCACGGGACTTCCGCTTCCTTCAGAACTTTCTTCTCATCCATCTTCCATGAAAAATATATTAGGCCAGGACTATCTTCCCGATTCGACTCTTTGGGCGAAATATCTTGCGGACGAAAGATACACGTTACATCTTTACGGCAAGTCCGAGCCGAGACAAGATCGGAAAATGGGACATTGGAATTATGTGGGAGAAAGACCGGAAAAGGCGTTTTAAGGTCGGATAGGAATGATTAGCCCGACTAATTAGCTCGAGCTAATCTATTATTTTAAATCTTCATTTCGGATCGTATTTGTCTCCTAACCAGTAGGAGCCTTCTAAAGAGATATGATTACTATCCCTATATAGCAGCTTGCCGTCCTTGAGAGCATAACAATATTCTTCGTCGCAAAAATTTTTCCAAGTTTCCCATAGCTTAACATTTGGAAATTCCTTTAAAACCGAATTTACTAATTCATGATATTCTAAAGTTCTTTCATCAAAACTTCGCCTAGGTATTTTGCAAACCTTCTCTGGATCCTCGAATTCGAGTCGAAAAGGCCGAAGAGAAACACAACGTTTCGGATCGAATCCAATCTCAGGAACATCCGTTACAAAAATAATTTCCTTTCCGGCGGCAGTCAATCTTCTCAAAGTATCTCGCATCGCTTCCCTAAAAGCCTGATGAGGATCTGTTATATCGGGCTTAAAGCGATATTTTGCCGCCCCTACCGCATTTGATTCTAAATCTCCGTAACCGTGTCCGGTCAAATACCTAGGACCTCTGCTGTTTAGTATGATCTTAGTAATCTTAGGGTTCTTCTCTAACATTTCCAAAGTTCTATTTTCTCTTTCGCAAGGACGTTTCGGATCCGCCTCTATCCCAAAAAAAGGAGGACAACCCCCCAAACCCATATGCAGTAAATTTAATCCTTCCTTGGAAAATTTCCGAACCAATCCGTATGCCAATGCATTTGCATGACTATCTCCGATCAAAACTGCATCCGGCTGTTTGTTAGGATCTCCTACGATACAATATACTAAATTGGAGCCGTATTCCGATTTGAATTTATCAATACATTTTGGATCGGAGATCATCCAACCCTCGAAAATTTTCGCATTCTCGCTATATTGAGTAACACGGTACGACCACCCGTCTTTTTTATAAATCGTCTGACCGAATAATGCCACAAAAATCAGTAACCCGGATAAAGAGACAAGGACCCAAGTATTCTCCCGAAAACGTAGATTCTTTTCTACATAATGCCAAGTTAATACCGAAAGTATGAAAGAAAGTATAACTGCAATCATCCTCCATTGGAGAGCAGGAGATCCGGATTCCAAAATTGCGGTATAAGATAATAAAGGCCAATGCCACAAATATAAAGGAAAACTAATTAACCCAACGAAGACCAAGGGCTTAGTAGCTAAAACTTTCCGATTAATGATCGCTTCCGGGCCTGACGAAATGATCAAGACCGCCCCCAATACCGGAGCCAATGCAGCAATCCCCGGGAAAGGTGTCTCTTTACCGTAAAATAACACAGGTACTAATATGAGAATAAAACCTAAGATAGAACGAATG is from Leptospira sp. WS58.C1 and encodes:
- a CDS encoding UDP-N-acetylmuramoyl-tripeptide--D-alanyl-D-alanine ligase, which gives rise to MKAPFQYDPETVRRILQCPSDFSFQKESEITSISTASGMVEPGSLFVPLRGNRDGHVFILDALEKGASYFLCEKGHPILETLTQEQRSKAIQVKDTLLALGKLALFHRSRFNPVLIAVTGSSGKTTTKEILSSCLSPLEEGLVVTEKNYNNEIGVPFTLFRINSKTRYVVCEMGMNHAGEISRLTKMARPDYSVITTIGTAHIELLGSKKGIAKAKSEILEGMNKDGVLFYPESGEYKNFLKRRCLRYGIKFKSIPLKRRLEIVETTREGFKISFLNYSLDWSLPGIKLLENLALCVSVLEELGTPTDWIQNGIQNFRSGDKRLDFQEGNYKILNDTYNANRESMLSSLEACSQISGEEGFYAVLGDMKEVGNYSRKFHTEIGNFAASLKNCKGIFLFGSESSHALKSFRKKAKSGLLSFSFPGNEEGLKNLVDTIRREVPKGSYLLAKASRGMKLERAVEELNSGINGF
- the purE gene encoding 5-(carboxyamino)imidazole ribonucleotide mutase, with product MKTKVAVIMGSSSDWETMKEAVSILKQFGIDSHTEIVSAHRSPELLFEFSKTARSKGFEIIIAGAGGAAHLPGMVASLTTLPVLGVPVQSKALSGLDSLLSIVQMPGGVPVGTLAIGTAGAKNAGLLAARILSLQDENLSEKLEQYRNDIKEEALSKNKDLI
- a CDS encoding 5-(carboxyamino)imidazole ribonucleotide synthase — protein: MKKNLLPPARLGVMGSGQLGRMFAQEAIRMGYQVSVYSPERNSPASLVGANETVAPYEDEESLQVFLRSIDALTFEFENIPGGELNFISEYSRKSSLPVFPSPECIRIAQHRIREKTLFSKLGLPTVPFYPITNKAEAEKAAETSKFPAVLKTSSFGYDGKGQTKFRTKEEFRAWVGSLGQEPLDLILEEWYEFDKEGSVILARDQEGNTLCYSPSENIHKNHILDTTIHPGNFTDSIKRQMVESAKILAKGIGYVGVFGLEFFIKGDKIVLNEFAPRPHNSGHFSQNGANISQFQLQLRCLTGLPLPSELSSHPSSMKNILGQDYLPDSTLWAKYLADERYTLHLYGKSEPRQDRKMGHWNYVGERPEKAF
- a CDS encoding acyltransferase family protein, with protein sequence MKHNDAVTYRPDIDGLRAIAVLSVVLFHAFPTVIRGGFVGVDVFFVISGYLISSILFKNLQKGTFHFLDFYARRIRRIFPSLLVVLTFCLTLGYFVLLSEEYKQLGRHTFAGSFFFSNIALLDELSDYFNVAAELKPLLHLWSLGIEEQFYIVWPLALYIAWRFRFNLFFMTIVCAGISLIWNLAEYKRNPIYTFYLPYTRVWELLFGATLAWTQLYKAESINDLLPSFTRKLEFFNKPLSFSKWNDSRICDIRSILGFILILVPVLFYGKETPFPGIAALAPVLGAVLIISSGPEAIINRKVLATKPLVFVGLISFPLYLWHWPLLSYTAILESGSPALQWRMIAVILSFILSVLTWHYVEKNLRFRENTWVLVSLSGLLIFVALFGQTIYKKDGWSYRVTQYSENAKIFEGWMISDPKCIDKFKSEYGSNLVYCIVGDPNKQPDAVLIGDSHANALAYGLVRKFSKEGLNLLHMGLGGCPPFFGIEADPKRPCERENRTLEMLEKNPKITKIILNSRGPRYLTGHGYGDLESNAVGAAKYRFKPDITDPHQAFREAMRDTLRRLTAAGKEIIFVTDVPEIGFDPKRCVSLRPFRLEFEDPEKVCKIPRRSFDERTLEYHELVNSVLKEFPNVKLWETWKNFCDEEYCYALKDGKLLYRDSNHISLEGSYWLGDKYDPK